A genomic window from Candidatus Andeanibacterium colombiense includes:
- a CDS encoding SMP-30/gluconolactonase/LRE family protein, which translates to MTVFPGGEKAMKFPIKSILAAAAALVFAAPAAAQLVPGEKEAAIAAIPGVIAAGAKWDRAWSGPMTADGMTAAADGTLLFAQEQSNSIRRLWLDGREWVLYPYITGAGAVSVDSAGRIFAVERACSDPGLGQATCAVPSRVVQLAPERKVLADKFADGKPLGRLNDVLADGHGGVYWTQGGLYHVSADGTVGIIADKVEKFTNGLALSPDGKMLYVTDDKKIWAFNVGADGGTNRRVFATLSETGGFGGDGLAVDNDGRLYVTADAGIYVFDKAGKALGVIPVPRRAITLAFAGADRHTLYVGAMGAETPDGRDWTTPQGVRNVAMTIYKVQMLSAGPANRPK; encoded by the coding sequence ATGACCGTGTTTCCAGGGGGAGAGAAGGCGATGAAGTTCCCGATCAAAAGCATTCTGGCGGCCGCCGCCGCGCTGGTATTCGCCGCGCCCGCTGCGGCCCAGCTCGTGCCGGGCGAGAAGGAAGCGGCGATCGCCGCGATCCCCGGGGTGATCGCCGCCGGGGCGAAGTGGGACCGCGCGTGGTCCGGCCCGATGACCGCCGACGGCATGACCGCGGCGGCCGACGGGACGCTGCTGTTCGCGCAGGAGCAGAGCAATTCGATCCGCAGGCTCTGGCTGGATGGCCGGGAATGGGTGCTCTATCCCTATATCACCGGGGCTGGGGCGGTGTCGGTCGATAGTGCCGGGCGGATATTCGCGGTCGAACGGGCCTGCTCCGATCCCGGGCTCGGCCAGGCGACTTGCGCGGTACCCTCGCGGGTCGTCCAGCTGGCGCCGGAGCGCAAGGTGCTCGCGGACAAATTCGCGGACGGCAAGCCGCTCGGGCGGCTCAACGACGTTCTCGCGGACGGGCACGGCGGGGTCTACTGGACCCAGGGTGGGCTCTATCACGTGAGCGCCGATGGCACGGTCGGCATAATAGCGGACAAGGTCGAAAAGTTCACCAACGGCCTCGCGCTGAGCCCCGACGGCAAAATGCTCTACGTCACCGACGACAAGAAGATCTGGGCGTTCAACGTCGGCGCGGATGGCGGCACGAACCGGCGGGTCTTCGCCACGCTGTCGGAAACGGGCGGCTTTGGCGGCGACGGGCTGGCGGTCGATAATGACGGGCGGCTCTACGTCACCGCCGACGCTGGAATCTATGTGTTCGACAAGGCGGGCAAGGCGCTGGGGGTGATCCCGGTACCGCGCAGGGCCATTACGCTCGCCTTCGCCGGAGCGGACCGGCATACGCTATATGTCGGGGCGATGGGCGCGGAAACGCCCGACGGGCGGGACTGGACCACGCCGCAGGGCGTGCGCAACGTCGCGATGACGATCTACAAGGTCCAGATGCTCAGCGCGGGGCCGGCGAACCGCCCGAAATAG
- a CDS encoding DUF6152 family protein, which produces MRNLLAVAAAVCLSLAAAPAEAHHSMAMFDMTKTITVVGTVREFQWTNPHCYIQLNAKDGKEWSMEMGAPMYLYSNGWRPKSVKPGDQITVRVYPLRDGKPGGVVIDVKTADGKILGKKG; this is translated from the coding sequence TTGCGAAACCTTCTCGCAGTGGCGGCGGCCGTGTGCCTGTCGCTCGCGGCCGCGCCGGCCGAAGCTCACCACAGCATGGCGATGTTCGACATGACCAAGACCATCACCGTCGTGGGCACGGTGCGGGAATTCCAGTGGACCAATCCGCATTGCTACATCCAGCTCAACGCCAAGGACGGCAAGGAATGGAGCATGGAGATGGGCGCGCCGATGTATCTCTATTCCAATGGCTGGCGGCCCAAGTCGGTCAAGCCGGGCGACCAGATCACCGTCCGCGTCTATCCGCTGCGCGACGGCAAGCCGGGCGGGGTGGTGATCGACGTCAAGACCGCCGACGGCAAGATCCTGGGCAAGAAGGGCTGA
- a CDS encoding DMT family transporter, with the protein MSEHNERAGLLWVLAGFCTLSIGDAIIKGMAGMWPAPAMGAVRYFVGTVGLAVLLGRREGWAALALPRSPLQWLRGLAISFSALGMFLAVWIMPLAEATTIAFTQPIITALLAMVFLREPARLSTWIATLVAFAGVFIVLRPNFQEVGWGVLFPLMGATGMAVTIIANRKVAGTAGVLAMQYYMSVTAMIFLFAATAAGHFSGVPRFELHWPHWSVVARCAFIGVSATFAQWFIYMGTVKAGAGTVAPMTYGQLLMATTFGYMFFGDTPSPIALVGAAIIVGAGLFLWWDSRRRALRIQPEPV; encoded by the coding sequence ATGTCGGAGCACAACGAACGCGCGGGCCTGCTGTGGGTGCTGGCGGGTTTCTGCACGCTGTCGATCGGCGATGCGATCATCAAGGGGATGGCCGGGATGTGGCCGGCCCCGGCGATGGGCGCGGTACGCTATTTCGTCGGCACGGTCGGGCTCGCGGTGCTGCTCGGCCGACGCGAGGGCTGGGCCGCGCTCGCCCTGCCGCGCTCACCGCTGCAATGGCTGCGCGGGCTGGCGATCTCGTTCTCGGCGCTCGGCATGTTCCTGGCGGTGTGGATCATGCCTTTGGCGGAAGCGACCACGATCGCCTTCACCCAGCCGATCATCACCGCACTGCTGGCGATGGTGTTCCTGCGCGAGCCGGCGCGCCTGTCCACCTGGATCGCCACGCTCGTCGCTTTCGCCGGCGTGTTCATCGTGCTGCGGCCCAATTTCCAGGAGGTCGGCTGGGGGGTGCTGTTCCCGCTGATGGGAGCGACCGGGATGGCGGTGACGATCATCGCCAACCGCAAGGTCGCCGGCACCGCCGGGGTTCTGGCGATGCAGTATTACATGTCGGTCACCGCGATGATCTTCCTGTTCGCCGCGACCGCGGCCGGGCATTTCAGCGGCGTGCCGCGGTTCGAACTGCACTGGCCGCACTGGAGCGTCGTCGCCCGCTGCGCCTTCATCGGCGTGAGCGCGACCTTCGCCCAGTGGTTCATCTACATGGGCACGGTGAAGGCAGGGGCGGGCACGGTCGCGCCGATGACCTACGGCCAGCTGCTGATGGCGACCACCTTCGGCTATATGTTCTTCGGCGACACGCCCTCGCCGATCGCGCTGGTGGGCGCGGCGATCATTGTCGGGGCGGGGCTGTTCCTGTGGTGGGACAGCCGCCGCCGCGCGCTCAGGATCCAGCCGGAGCCGGTTTAG
- a CDS encoding glycosyltransferase family 2 protein: protein MTKLIIQIPCLNEAEDLPRTIAALPRAIPGVDTIEYLVIDDGSTDNTAQVARMWGVHHVVRHRTNRGLAMAFQSGLEAALRAGADIIVNTDADGQYAGEDIATIVAPIVEGHADIVIGDRGVADNAHFGPFKRLLQKFGSAVVQRLSNVQVTDAVSGFRAISREAAQRINITTEFSYTTDMLIQAGRKRLAILSIPIRTNQTTRPSRLFKSIPRFILNTGITMARAYTTYNPLRAFVGSGMAIAFLGLIPILRFMWFWIDGRGDGHVQSLVIGGALLVLGTLVAVMGMLADLIAANRKLIEANLAHVRRIEERLIRIEDATAAPKSEKVARKNAA from the coding sequence ATGACCAAGCTGATCATCCAGATCCCGTGCCTCAACGAAGCCGAAGATCTGCCCCGGACCATCGCTGCGCTGCCGCGCGCCATCCCGGGGGTGGATACGATCGAATATCTCGTGATCGACGATGGCAGCACCGACAACACCGCCCAGGTCGCGCGGATGTGGGGTGTGCATCACGTCGTGCGCCACCGCACCAACCGTGGGCTCGCGATGGCCTTCCAGTCAGGGCTCGAGGCCGCGCTGCGGGCCGGCGCCGACATCATCGTCAACACCGATGCCGACGGGCAATATGCCGGCGAGGACATCGCCACGATCGTCGCGCCGATCGTCGAAGGCCATGCGGACATCGTGATCGGCGATCGCGGCGTGGCCGACAATGCCCATTTCGGCCCGTTCAAGCGGCTGCTGCAGAAATTCGGCAGCGCGGTGGTCCAACGCCTGTCCAACGTGCAGGTGACCGACGCGGTCAGCGGTTTCCGCGCGATCAGCCGCGAGGCTGCGCAGCGGATCAACATCACCACCGAATTCAGCTACACCACCGATATGTTGATCCAGGCCGGCCGCAAGCGGCTGGCGATCCTGAGCATACCGATCCGCACCAACCAGACCACCCGGCCCTCGCGCCTGTTCAAATCGATTCCACGGTTCATCCTGAACACCGGGATCACGATGGCCCGCGCCTATACCACCTACAATCCGCTGCGCGCCTTCGTCGGCAGCGGAATGGCGATCGCCTTCCTGGGCCTGATCCCAATCCTGCGGTTCATGTGGTTCTGGATCGACGGGCGCGGCGACGGCCATGTGCAATCGCTGGTCATCGGCGGCGCGCTGCTGGTGCTCGGCACGCTGGTCGCGGTGATGGGCATGCTGGCCGATCTGATCGCGGCCAACCGCAAGCTGATCGAAGCCAATCTGGCGCATGTCCGCCGGATCGAGGAACGCCTGATCCGGATCGAGGATGCGACTGCCGCGCCGAAATCCGAAAAAGTCGCGCGGAAAAACGCCGCGTGA
- a CDS encoding class I SAM-dependent methyltransferase produces MILNGYALTDARSRRLKARKIEALLGGDISGLALLDLGSGSGLLADYFQSRGANVTAADRDRETYLSDAPFTRIEAEDLPFNDATFDIVVFNHVIEHVGREEQQRAVLREIRRVLKPGGRLYLAVPNKWAIVEPHFRLPLLGALPRPIADRLVRLFRQAPEYDCFPLSRSELLRLLSTAFPKVRDVSTDAVHWVVENELTGLPKHAINAVPAWLIRLIRPAFPTFIMIGHAPAP; encoded by the coding sequence ATGATCCTGAACGGTTATGCTCTGACCGACGCTCGGTCCCGGCGTCTGAAGGCACGCAAGATCGAAGCGTTGCTGGGCGGTGATATTTCCGGGTTGGCGCTTCTCGATCTGGGCAGCGGCTCAGGGCTTTTGGCGGACTATTTCCAGTCCCGTGGAGCGAATGTCACCGCTGCCGACCGAGATCGCGAAACCTATCTATCCGACGCGCCGTTCACACGCATCGAGGCAGAAGATCTACCCTTCAACGATGCCACTTTCGATATCGTAGTTTTCAACCATGTCATCGAACACGTGGGCCGGGAAGAGCAGCAGCGCGCGGTCCTGCGCGAAATCCGGCGGGTGCTCAAACCGGGCGGACGGCTGTATCTGGCGGTGCCGAATAAATGGGCGATCGTGGAGCCGCATTTTCGCCTTCCGCTGCTGGGCGCTCTACCCCGGCCTATCGCGGATCGCCTGGTGCGGCTGTTTCGCCAAGCGCCAGAATACGACTGCTTTCCGCTTTCCCGGTCCGAATTGTTACGCCTGCTCAGCACTGCTTTTCCGAAAGTGCGCGACGTTTCCACAGATGCTGTCCATTGGGTGGTCGAGAACGAACTCACCGGCCTTCCGAAGCATGCGATAAACGCAGTTCCCGCGTGGCTCATCCGGCTGATTCGTCCGGCCTTTCCGACCTTTATCATGATTGGGCATGCTCCGGCCCCATGA
- a CDS encoding glycosyltransferase family 4 protein: MDLKLESFTRLYPDLLYPGKNDRDPEGGNPAVAARYMLDTLNPLSWRRLGTHPATTTVMPAWTFFVAPMLGAIARRVRKNGGRVVMIVHNVADHDRGGWKARLMNWQLKAADGFITHTEELARELRDAGHLQPITVVSHPPYADFPEAKGTLPRTHRLELLCFGLVRSYKGVDIALKSLASAAINDVRLTIAGEIWNDREELLALAASEELAGKVEIIDRYVSDQETAELFARCDAVVAPYRAVTGSGVLALASRYRRPVVVSDLPGFAGLVDHGRTGWLFPVGDDAALAHLLRNTITREAALAMNANLEQTGDGNDWDKYANAVLALAQPERRI, encoded by the coding sequence GTGGACCTTAAGCTTGAGAGCTTCACGCGGCTCTACCCCGACCTCCTCTATCCGGGCAAAAACGACCGCGATCCCGAAGGCGGCAACCCGGCGGTAGCTGCTCGATACATGCTCGACACGCTCAATCCGCTAAGTTGGCGCCGGCTTGGCACGCACCCTGCCACAACCACCGTCATGCCGGCCTGGACTTTCTTTGTCGCTCCCATGCTTGGAGCGATCGCACGACGTGTCCGTAAAAATGGCGGTCGAGTGGTAATGATCGTACACAATGTCGCCGACCACGATCGCGGTGGTTGGAAGGCCCGCCTCATGAACTGGCAGTTGAAGGCCGCGGATGGCTTCATAACCCACACCGAAGAACTCGCGCGGGAATTGCGCGATGCCGGCCATTTGCAGCCGATCACCGTCGTTTCCCATCCGCCCTATGCGGATTTTCCCGAAGCCAAGGGCACCCTGCCACGTACTCATCGGCTGGAGCTGCTTTGCTTCGGCCTCGTGCGATCATACAAAGGGGTCGATATCGCGTTGAAGTCCCTCGCCAGCGCGGCAATCAATGACGTCCGGCTCACGATCGCGGGTGAAATCTGGAACGATCGCGAAGAATTGCTTGCGCTCGCCGCAAGCGAGGAACTCGCTGGAAAGGTCGAAATAATAGACCGATACGTGTCGGATCAGGAGACCGCCGAGTTGTTCGCTCGTTGTGACGCGGTCGTCGCACCCTATCGCGCTGTAACTGGCTCCGGCGTGTTGGCACTGGCTTCGCGTTACCGCCGCCCCGTCGTCGTTTCCGATCTGCCCGGTTTTGCCGGGCTGGTCGATCACGGCAGGACCGGCTGGCTTTTCCCGGTTGGTGATGACGCGGCGCTGGCGCACCTCCTGCGGAACACGATCACCCGCGAAGCAGCTTTAGCGATGAACGCAAATCTGGAGCAGACCGGCGACGGTAACGACTGGGATAAATACGCGAACGCGGTGCTCGCGCTCGCTCAGCCCGAGCGCCGTATTTAG
- a CDS encoding CpaF family protein, which produces MSAFGRKNGVSGLAPGARPSFGVAKPMKGSDLRKPAPGAIPGDQFPPLPGEAAVPERPNNEALNRLADRANQVVDGHAHIEGFEASVHKIKEQVLPRLLERVDPEAAATLSKEELSEEFRPIIMEVLAELKVTLNRREQFALEKVLIDELLGFGPLEELLGDPDVSDIMVNGPNQTYIEKKGKLMLAPIQFRDEQHLFQIAQRIVNQVGRRVDQTTPLADARLKDGSRVNVIVPPLSLRGTAISIRKFSEKPITIDMLRDFGSMSDKMATALKIAGACRMNVVISGGTGSGKTTMLNALSKMIDPGERVLTIEDAAELRLQQPHWLPLETRPPNLEGQGAITIGDLVKNALRMRPDRIILGEIRGAEAFDLLAAMNTGHDGSMCTLHANSPRECLGRMENMILMGDIKIPKEAISRQIAESVDLIVQVKRLRDGSRRTTNITEVIGMEGDVIVTQELFKFEYLDENEEGKILGEFRSTGLRPYTLEKARMFGFDQAYLEACL; this is translated from the coding sequence ATGAGTGCATTCGGACGGAAGAACGGCGTAAGCGGGCTCGCACCGGGTGCGCGGCCGAGCTTCGGCGTTGCCAAGCCGATGAAGGGCAGCGATCTGCGCAAGCCCGCCCCGGGCGCGATTCCGGGCGACCAGTTCCCGCCGCTGCCCGGCGAGGCCGCCGTGCCGGAAAGGCCGAACAACGAGGCACTGAACCGGCTGGCCGATCGAGCCAACCAGGTCGTCGACGGCCACGCGCATATCGAGGGCTTCGAAGCCAGCGTCCACAAGATCAAGGAACAGGTGCTGCCGCGCCTGCTCGAACGCGTCGATCCCGAAGCGGCGGCGACGCTCTCGAAGGAAGAACTCTCCGAGGAATTCCGCCCGATCATCATGGAAGTGCTGGCCGAGCTCAAGGTCACGCTCAACCGGCGCGAGCAATTCGCGCTCGAGAAGGTGCTGATCGACGAATTGCTCGGCTTCGGTCCGCTCGAGGAATTGCTCGGCGATCCGGACGTCAGCGACATCATGGTCAACGGCCCGAACCAGACCTACATCGAAAAGAAGGGCAAGCTGATGCTCGCCCCGATCCAGTTCCGCGACGAGCAGCACCTGTTCCAGATCGCCCAGCGAATCGTGAACCAGGTCGGCCGCCGCGTCGACCAGACCACCCCGCTGGCCGACGCCCGTCTCAAGGACGGCAGCCGCGTCAACGTGATCGTCCCGCCGCTGAGCCTGCGCGGCACCGCGATCTCGATTCGTAAATTCTCCGAGAAGCCGATCACGATCGACATGCTGCGCGATTTCGGCTCGATGAGCGACAAGATGGCGACCGCGCTCAAGATCGCCGGCGCCTGCCGGATGAACGTCGTCATCTCGGGCGGTACCGGTTCGGGCAAGACGACCATGCTCAACGCCCTGTCGAAGATGATCGACCCGGGCGAACGCGTGCTGACGATCGAAGACGCGGCCGAACTCCGCCTGCAGCAGCCGCACTGGCTGCCGCTCGAAACCCGCCCGCCGAACCTCGAGGGCCAGGGCGCGATCACCATCGGCGATCTCGTGAAGAACGCGCTGCGTATGCGCCCGGACCGGATCATCCTCGGCGAAATCCGCGGCGCGGAGGCATTCGATCTCCTCGCCGCGATGAACACCGGCCACGACGGTTCGATGTGCACGCTCCACGCCAACAGCCCGCGCGAATGCCTCGGCCGTATGGAAAACATGATCCTGATGGGGGACATCAAGATCCCGAAGGAAGCGATCAGCCGACAGATCGCCGAATCGGTCGACCTGATCGTTCAGGTGAAGCGCCTGCGCGACGGCTCGCGCCGTACCACCAACATCACCGAGGTGATCGGGATGGAGGGCGACGTGATCGTGACCCAGGAACTGTTCAAGTTCGAATATCTGGACGAGAACGAAGAAGGAAAGATCCTCGGCGAGTTCCGCTCGACCGGCCTGCGGCCCTACACACTCGAAAAGGCGCGCATGTTCGGGTTCGACCAGGCTTATCTGGAAGCCTGCCTCTGA
- a CDS encoding response regulator yields MEDELAIGIDLAFAVSDRNGEVAGPVSTVDEAFRALADHPVDAAILDFELKGRDVTPLALHLVEAGIPFVFHTANALPPSIAELCPGAPVLLKPSSTTALMERLLDEIGKRRPPAD; encoded by the coding sequence GTGGAAGACGAACTGGCCATAGGCATTGATCTGGCCTTCGCGGTCTCTGACCGGAACGGAGAAGTCGCCGGCCCGGTGAGTACGGTCGATGAGGCATTTCGCGCCCTCGCCGATCACCCGGTCGATGCTGCAATCCTCGATTTCGAGCTGAAGGGCCGCGACGTGACCCCGCTTGCGCTTCACCTGGTGGAAGCGGGCATTCCATTCGTGTTCCACACCGCCAACGCATTGCCGCCATCGATCGCGGAATTGTGCCCCGGAGCGCCGGTGCTGCTCAAGCCGAGTTCGACCACGGCGTTGATGGAGCGGCTATTGGACGAGATCGGCAAGCGGCGTCCGCCCGCCGATTAA
- a CDS encoding entericidin A/B family lipoprotein: MAKKIALAVTLGLFALTATACNTVKGAGRDIESVGKAGDDAINK; this comes from the coding sequence ATGGCCAAGAAAATCGCCCTCGCCGTTACCCTCGGGCTGTTTGCCCTCACCGCCACTGCCTGCAACACCGTGAAGGGTGCGGGTCGCGATATCGAATCGGTTGGCAAGGCCGGCGACGACGCGATCAACAAGTAA
- a CDS encoding entericidin A/B family lipoprotein, with protein MIRNSKLAKLMLAISLTSLALGTAACNTVKGVGKDIQSAGQAGDDAIHGK; from the coding sequence ATGATCCGTAATTCCAAGCTGGCGAAGCTCATGCTCGCCATCAGCCTCACCTCGCTCGCACTTGGCACCGCCGCGTGCAACACGGTCAAGGGCGTCGGCAAGGATATCCAGTCCGCCGGCCAGGCCGGGGACGACGCTATTCACGGCAAATAA
- a CDS encoding NAD(P)H-binding protein, with protein MSEPVKLALFGSTGLMGRTIMEELVGNTDFRLTAVARREVPLPQGARMEMRLAPSELWPEVIETVKPDVLVCALGTTWRKAGRDADAFRAVDQKLVMEVAQAAKALGVPHFIFISSVGASLSSKTLYLQVKGEVEIALGKLHFKRLDILRPGLIRGSRRDDIRVGEGLGRIASPIADLFLQGSNRRYRSITAHRLAEAILGLALEKAGGKFIHEHDALQRAVHRFEKRYELEG; from the coding sequence ATGTCTGAACCTGTAAAATTGGCCCTTTTCGGTTCGACCGGCCTGATGGGCCGCACGATCATGGAAGAGCTGGTCGGCAACACCGATTTTCGCCTCACCGCGGTCGCCCGGCGCGAAGTGCCGCTGCCGCAGGGCGCGCGGATGGAAATGCGCCTGGCGCCGAGCGAATTGTGGCCCGAGGTGATCGAGACGGTGAAGCCGGATGTGCTGGTCTGTGCGCTTGGCACCACCTGGCGCAAGGCCGGGCGCGATGCCGATGCGTTCCGCGCGGTCGATCAGAAGCTGGTGATGGAAGTCGCGCAGGCGGCCAAGGCGCTCGGCGTGCCGCATTTCATCTTCATCTCCTCGGTCGGCGCGAGCCTGTCGAGCAAGACGCTGTATCTGCAGGTGAAAGGTGAGGTGGAGATCGCGCTCGGCAAGCTCCATTTCAAGCGGCTCGACATTCTGCGGCCCGGTCTGATCCGCGGTTCGCGCCGGGACGATATCCGCGTCGGCGAAGGGCTTGGGCGGATCGCCAGCCCGATCGCCGACCTGTTCCTGCAGGGGAGCAACCGCCGCTACCGCTCGATCACCGCGCACCGCCTGGCCGAAGCGATCCTCGGACTGGCGCTGGAAAAGGCGGGCGGGAAATTCATCCACGAACACGACGCGCTGCAGCGCGCCGTGCATCGTTTCGAGAAGCGTTACGAGCTGGAGGGTTAG
- a CDS encoding deoxyguanosinetriphosphate triphosphohydrolase, with protein sequence MNRARYASDPAHSRGREFAESRAGARGPRGEFQRDRDRVVHSIAFRRLRHKTQVFIAPDGDHYRVRLTHSIEVAQIGRVLARALGLDEDLTEALCLAHDIGHPPFGHAGETALDDAMAAAGGFDHNAQSLRTLMRLESPYCDHDGLNLSWEVLEGLAKHNGPLAAPGWAMRELDAAYPLDLGTWPSLEAQVAALADDIAYDNHDIDDGLRAGFLTLDDLLGLDFLADQWRAVEKRFPNAPRERQLRELVRTQIGLMVNDLLEQTRGNLDGIGSVDDVRAAGRVLVSFSPDFAAQERRLKSFMYEKLYYHPEQVATAARAHEVIARLFAAYSEDPELMSDGWSGAHPAGEPGRSRHIADFIAGMTDRFAIDRYATIFGKVPEGLSNV encoded by the coding sequence ATGAACCGGGCTCGCTACGCTTCCGACCCCGCGCATTCGCGCGGCCGCGAATTCGCGGAATCGCGCGCCGGTGCGCGCGGGCCGCGCGGCGAGTTCCAGCGCGATCGCGACCGGGTGGTGCATTCGATCGCGTTCCGCCGTCTGCGCCACAAGACCCAGGTGTTCATCGCGCCCGACGGGGATCACTACCGGGTGCGGCTGACCCACAGCATCGAGGTCGCCCAGATCGGCCGGGTGCTGGCACGCGCGCTCGGGCTGGACGAGGATCTGACCGAGGCCCTGTGCCTGGCCCACGACATCGGCCATCCGCCGTTCGGCCATGCCGGGGAGACCGCCCTCGACGATGCGATGGCCGCCGCCGGCGGCTTCGATCACAATGCACAGTCGCTGCGCACGCTGATGCGGCTCGAGAGCCCCTATTGCGATCACGACGGGCTGAACCTCTCGTGGGAAGTGCTCGAGGGCCTCGCGAAGCACAACGGCCCCCTCGCGGCGCCGGGCTGGGCGATGCGGGAACTCGACGCGGCCTATCCGCTCGATCTCGGGACCTGGCCTTCGCTCGAGGCGCAGGTCGCCGCGCTGGCCGACGACATCGCCTACGACAATCATGACATCGACGATGGGCTGCGCGCGGGCTTTCTGACGCTCGACGACCTGCTCGGTCTCGATTTCCTCGCAGACCAGTGGCGGGCGGTCGAAAAGCGCTTTCCGAACGCGCCGCGAGAGCGGCAGTTGCGCGAGTTGGTGCGCACGCAGATCGGGCTGATGGTGAACGACCTGCTCGAACAGACGCGTGGCAATCTCGACGGGATCGGGTCGGTGGACGATGTGCGCGCGGCGGGCAGGGTGCTGGTAAGCTTCTCGCCCGATTTCGCGGCACAGGAACGCCGCTTGAAAAGCTTCATGTACGAGAAGCTCTATTACCACCCGGAACAGGTCGCGACCGCCGCGCGCGCGCACGAGGTGATCGCGCGGCTGTTCGCCGCCTATTCGGAAGATCCGGAACTGATGTCGGACGGCTGGAGCGGAGCTCACCCCGCCGGCGAACCGGGCCGCAGCCGCCACATCGCGGATTTCATCGCCGGCATGACCGACCGCTTCGCGATCGATCGATACGCCACGATTTTCGGCAAAGTCCCTGAAGGTCTCTCGAATGTCTGA
- a CDS encoding amino acid racemase gives MRKLGLIGGMSWVSTRTYYDYINRRVQARLKSPASAPLLIESLDFARLYRITDDEGWAEAAQVLTRSARRLARAGAGAIVIGANSMHKVYDEVAAAVDVPIFHIAECVGEKMAKDGVKVAALFGTRNVMTESFYRQRLVSHGIDLLPPDMNFAEQLDRIIYEELMQGKVTRDAERRLKTMITVKEQSGAKAIVLACTELDMVVDIDANVLPIYDSTRIHAEKAVDWILGEG, from the coding sequence TTGCGCAAGTTGGGCCTGATCGGGGGCATGAGCTGGGTATCGACCCGCACCTACTACGATTACATCAACCGCCGCGTGCAGGCGCGGTTGAAATCGCCGGCCAGCGCACCGCTGCTGATCGAGAGCCTCGACTTCGCGCGGCTTTACCGCATCACCGATGACGAGGGTTGGGCGGAGGCCGCGCAGGTCCTCACCCGTTCGGCCAGGCGGCTGGCGCGGGCCGGGGCGGGGGCGATCGTCATCGGCGCCAATTCGATGCACAAGGTCTATGACGAGGTCGCCGCCGCGGTCGACGTGCCGATCTTCCACATCGCCGAATGCGTCGGCGAGAAGATGGCCAAGGACGGGGTCAAGGTCGCCGCGCTGTTCGGCACGCGCAACGTGATGACCGAGAGCTTCTACCGCCAGCGGCTGGTGTCCCACGGGATCGACCTGCTGCCGCCGGACATGAACTTCGCCGAGCAGCTCGACCGGATCATCTATGAGGAGCTGATGCAGGGCAAGGTGACCCGCGACGCCGAGCGGCGGCTCAAGACGATGATCACGGTCAAGGAACAGAGCGGCGCGAAAGCGATCGTGCTTGCCTGCACCGAGCTCGACATGGTGGTCGATATCGACGCCAACGTGCTGCCGATCTACGATTCCACCCGGATCCACGCCGAGAAGGCGGTCGACTGGATTTTGGGCGAGGGTTGA